In Bombina bombina isolate aBomBom1 chromosome 6, aBomBom1.pri, whole genome shotgun sequence, a single genomic region encodes these proteins:
- the LOC128662336 gene encoding olfactory receptor 1020-like, translated as MDVENQTRVSKFIFSGLTDSRILSRILFLVFLLVYLITIIGNIGMMTMVYTKSHLHTPMYYFLGNLSLVDLLYSSVVTPKMLSDLISESKSISIEGCAIQLFSFASMGVTEALLLADMSYDRYVAICKPLNYVSIMTGKKCVWLILLTFFIGFFQSSVQTGCIFHLDFCDSYYIDHFYCDFPPLFKLSCSETFPCHLTTTVFVYCFGGGSLMIILVSYSFIVYTILNIKSSKGRSKAFSTCSSHLTCVSFLYGTVFFIYLRPSSSDFEKQDKVVAVFYTVIIPMLNPLIYSFRNKDVQNVIKGNINKIVQK; from the coding sequence ATGGATGTTGAAAACCAGACAAGGGTGAGCAAGTTTATATTTTCCGGACTGACAGACAGTAGAATTCTATCCCGAATTCTCTTCCTGGTTTTTTTGCTTGTTTATTTGATTACAATCATTGGGAACATTGGCATGATGACTATGGTATATACTAAATCACATCTCCACACCCCCATGTACTATTTCCTGGGAAATCTTTCCTTGGTGGACCTTTTATATTCCTCAGTAGTAACTCCAAAAATGTTGTCTGACTTGATTTCCGAAAGTAAGTCAATCTCAATTGAGGGTTGTGCCATTCAGCTTTTTTCCTTCGCATCAATGGGTGTAACCGAGGCGCTTCTTCTTGCAGATATGTCATATGATAGATATGTTGCCATATGCAAGCCTCTTAACTATGTCTCTATCATGACCGGGAAAAAATGTGTTTGGCTTATTCTTCTGACTTTCTTTATCGGATTCTTCCAGTCATCAGTACAGACTGGCTGCATATTCCATCTTGATTTCTGTGACTCATATTATATAGATCATTTCTACTGTGACTTCCCACCATTGTTTAAACTTTCTTGTTCTGAGACATTTCCATGTCATCTGACCACAACTGTCTTTGTCTATTGTTTTGGAGGTGGTTCACTAATGATAATTCTTGTTTCCTATTCCTTTATTGTTTATACTATTCTCAATATTAAATCCTCAAAGGGTAGAAGCAAAGCCTTTAGCACATGTTCCTCTCACCTTACCTGCGTCTCTTTTTTGTATGGGACAGTCTTCTTCATATACTTGCGTCCTTCTTCTAGTGACTTTGAAAAACAAGATAAAGTAGTGGCTGTTTTCTATACCGTGATTATACCCATGCTCAATCCTTTGATCTACAGTTTTAGGAATAAAGATGTGCAAAATGTAATTAAgggaaatattaataaaattgtaCAAAAATAA